One genomic region from Pempheris klunzingeri isolate RE-2024b chromosome 4, fPemKlu1.hap1, whole genome shotgun sequence encodes:
- the LOC139199609 gene encoding uncharacterized protein, protein MTNALLQSDMQKYLLRAISCLCLLHTGLIAEECSPTVLAKRDTFYVPAGGSLSLSCVVQHCGDTWKGGWMWRNSTDESMKVTKENVWQTNVTVSANQIQLNLNFLSVNQSDEGFYGCRVKWDEGDTAMGHLVYVNVTAAVLSQRSVLLRVVVCASALLCLPIILGLARCLSSKVNPQPLPRTLSTHPAEYRGLPHPAPQPPSRCPVPQKRTMVPQKRSTSSHKAPTESQQKAEVVYADISQEALRQQGATREPDQSTVYSALRFS, encoded by the exons ATGACCAACGCACTTTTACAGTCAGACATGCAGAAATATCTCCTCAGAGCCATCAGCTGTCTCTGCCTTCTTCACACTG GTCTCATTGCAGAAGAATGCAGCCCAACTGTTCTGGCAAAACGTGACACATTTTATgtaccagcagggggcagtctGTCCCTGTCCTGTGTGGTGCAGCACTGTGGAGACACCTGGAAGGGAGGCTGGATGTGGAGAAATTCAACAGATGAAAGCATGAAGGTCACTAAGGAAAATGTGTGGCAAACCAATGTGACCGTCTCAGCCAATCAAATTCAACTCAATTTGAATTTCCTGAGTGTCAACCAATCGGATGAAGGTTTCTATGGCTGCAGAGTTAAATGGGATGAAGGTGACACTGCAATGGGACATTTGGTGTATGTGAACGTCACTGCCG CTGTCCTCTCCCAGAGGAGTGTGTTGCTCAGGGTTGTGGTCTGTGCCAGTGCTTTACTTTGTCTCCCCATCATTCTGGGATTGGCTCGTTGTCTGAGTTCAAAAGTCAATCCTCAGCCACTTCCCAGGACGCTGTCCACCCATCCAGCTGAATACAGAGGCCTACCACACCCGGCTCCACAGCCTCCATCTCGATGTCCAGTACCCCAGAAACGTACCATGGTACCCCAGAAACGAAGCACTTCCTCACACAAAG CTCCCACGGAGTCCCAGCAGAAGGCTGAG GTGGTGTACGCAGACATTTCCCAGGAAGCACTGAGGCAACAGGGAGCCACCAGAGAGCCTGACCAGTCCACTGTGTACTCGGCCCTCAGGTTTTCCTGA
- the rap1gap2a gene encoding rap1 GTPase-activating protein 2a isoform X1 — protein MSHTGGRFHNKKAGIRAAVILIGLLHKSRKAKEKEREKEESEGKQELLNISNVPLGECPPSPPRTAPPSMKSAEFFDMLERMQDDYIPYPRIEDVLEKGGPYPQVILPQFGGYWIEDVEAPAGTPSSSESSFCEEEDGGEGMSPGGGHSFRLECNSTARAYRKHFLGKEHMNYYCTGSSIGNLIMSLKHEEAEGQEFLRIMLRSRIKTVHDRISLAGISQLPSVPQIAKLLCDDATGLKFNPVLYPRGSQLIVAYDEHEVNNTFKFGVVYQKFGQTSEEELFGNNEETPAFKEFLSILGDNIELQDFKGFRGGLDVSHGQTGSESVYTVFRRREIMFHVSTKLPFTEGDVQQLQRKRHIGNDIVATVFQEEATPFVPDMIASNFLHAYVLVQVENPCTEHTTYKVSVTAREDVPPFGPPLPNPAVFRKGPEFRDFLLTKLINAENACYKSDKFAKLEGRTRAALLDNLHDELHRQSQATLGLGQAGEEDKLENGGHGGLLESFKRAMRVRSHSMETMVGSHRHRSPGVGGGVPASVSGGGLPQSTSECTKSTFNPPGLSAKSPLKSPVKRRSGLFPRLHSSTESPSDKHTRSDQKPADICPLSQEVRSETSSNPSSPEICPNKERPFIKLKECSGGRPNISRSSSSTSSFSSTTGETEALEELDTASHPSIASSSAFSPALSVDSQGSSTPVIMCRSPTADGRSKTSPRSNLKFRFDKMSHSSTTSE, from the exons GAAACAGGAGCTGTTGAACATATCCAACGTTCCCCTGGGAGAATGTCCCCCTTCACCGCCCCGCACTGCTCCGCCCAGCATGAag TCTGCAGAGTTCTTCGATATGCTCGAGAGAATGCAG GATGACTATATCCCCTACCCGCGAATAGAAGAT GTCCTGGAGAAGGGTGGTCCTTATCCCCAAGTAATCCTGCCACAGTTCGGGGGTTACTGGATCGAGGATGTTGAGGCACCAGCGGggaccccctcctcctcagagtcCAGTttctgtgaggaggaggatggaggagagggcaTGAGCCCTGGTGGGGGGCACAGCTTCCGCCTGGAGTGTAACAGCACAGCCCGCGCCTACCGCAAACACTTCCTGGGGaag GAACACATGAACTATTACTGCACTGGCAGCAGCATAGGCAACCTCATCATGTCTCTGAAACACGAGGAGGCAGAGGGACAGGAGTTCCTGCGCATCATGCTCAG GTCGAGGATCAAAACGGTCCACGACAGGATCTCATTAGCAGGCATCAGCCAGCTGCCCAGTGTACCCCAGATTGCCAAG CTTCTATGTGATGATGCCACAGGGCTGAAATTCAACCCAGTCCTGTACCCTCGG GGATCCCAGTTGATAGTGGCCTACGATGAGCACGAGGTGAACAACACCTTCAAATTTGGAGTCGTCTACCAGAAGTTTGGACAG ACATCAGAGGAGGAGTTATTTGGGAACAATGAGGAGACGCCGGCTTTCAAGGAGTTTCTCAGCATCTTGGGCGACAACATTGAACTCCAGGACTTTAAAGG GTTTCGCGGTGGGCTGGATGTCTCCCACGGACAAACAGGGTCTGAATCTGTCTACACTGTCTTCAGGCGGAGAGAGATTATGTTCCATGTGTCAACCAAGCTCCCCTTCACCGAGGGAGACGTCCAGCAG CTCCAGAGGAAAAGGCACATAGGAAATGACATCGTGGCCACGGTCTTCCAGGAAGAGGCCACACCGTTTGTTCCTGACATGATCGCCTCCAACTTCCTGCACGCTTATGTGCTGGTGCAGGTTGAGAACCCCTGCACAGAGCACACGACATACAAG GTGTCTGTTACAGCGAGGGAGGACGTGCCTCCTTTTGGACCCCCTCTCCCGAACCCAGCTGTCTTTAGGAAG gGTCCAGAGTTTCGAGACTTCCTGCTGACAAAGCTGATCAATGCTGAAAACGCCTGCTACAAATCTGACAAATTTGCCAAACTAGAG GGCCGAACACGAGCCGCGCTGCTGGACAACCTTCACGACGAGCTGcacagacagagccaggccacGCTGGGTCTGGGCCAGGCGGGAGAGGAGGACAAGCTGGAGAATGGGGGACACGGGGGTCTGCTAGAGTCCTTCAAG agAGCCATGCGTGTCAGGAGCCACTCCATGGAGACCATGGTGGGGTCCCACCGCCACAGGAGCCCCGGGGTAGGAGGGGGGGTCCCGGCCAGCGTCAGTGGAGGAGGCTTACCGCAGAGCACCAGCGAATGCACAAAGAGCACCTTCAAT CCTCCTGGGTTGTCAGCCAAGTCTCCTCTGAAGAGCCCGGTGAAACGACGCTCAGGCCTCTTCCCTCGTCTGCACTCCAGCACAGAATCCCcgtcagacaaacacacacgcag TGACCAAAAGCCTGCAGATATCTGCCCCCTGTCCCAAGAAGTGAGGTCAGAGACATCGTCCAACCCCAGCTCACCTGAGATCTGCCCCAACAAGGAGAG gCCGTTTATCAAGCTGAAAGAGTGCAGTGGCGGCAGACCGAACATCTCCCGTTCTTCAtccagcaccagcagcttcagcagcacCACGGGAGAAACAGAAGCCCTGGAAGAACTGGACACG GCCAGCCACCCCTCTATAGCGTCCTCCTCTGCCTTCAGTCCTGCCCTCAGTGTCGACAGCCAGGGATCCAGCACCCCTGTCATCATGTGCCGCAGTCCAACAG CAGACGGAAGAAGTAAGACGTCACCGCGGTCAAACTTGAAGTTTCGCTTTGATAAAATGAGCCACTCATCCACAACT tccgAGTAG
- the rap1gap2a gene encoding rap1 GTPase-activating protein 2a isoform X5, translated as MSHTGGRFHNKKAGIRAAVILIGLLHKSRKAKEKEREKEESEGKQELLNISNVPLGECPPSPPRTAPPSMKSAEFFDMLERMQVPKAEETKKWKDDYIPYPRIEDVLEKGGPYPQVILPQFGGYWIEDVEAPAGTPSSSESSFCEEEDGGEGMSPGGGHSFRLECNSTARAYRKHFLGKEHMNYYCTGSSIGNLIMSLKHEEAEGQEFLRIMLRSRIKTVHDRISLAGISQLPSVPQIAKLLCDDATGLKFNPVLYPRGSQLIVAYDEHEVNNTFKFGVVYQKFGQTSEEELFGNNEETPAFKEFLSILGDNIELQDFKGFRGGLDVSHGQTGSESVYTVFRRREIMFHVSTKLPFTEGDVQQLQRKRHIGNDIVATVFQEEATPFVPDMIASNFLHAYVLVQVENPCTEHTTYKVSVTAREDVPPFGPPLPNPAVFRKGPEFRDFLLTKLINAENACYKSDKFAKLEGRTRAALLDNLHDELHRQSQATLGLGQAGEEDKLENGGHGGLLESFKRAMRVRSHSMETMVGSHRHRSPGVGGGVPASVSGGGLPQSTSECTKSTFNPPGLSAKSPLKSPVKRRSGLFPRLHSSTESPSDKHTRSDQKPADICPLSQEVRSETSSNPSSPEICPNKERPFIKLKECSGGRPNISRSSSSTSSFSSTTGETEALEELDTASHPSIASSSAFSPALSVDSQGSSTPVIMCRSPTDGRSKTSPRSNLKFRFDKMSHSSTTSE; from the exons GAAACAGGAGCTGTTGAACATATCCAACGTTCCCCTGGGAGAATGTCCCCCTTCACCGCCCCGCACTGCTCCGCCCAGCATGAag TCTGCAGAGTTCTTCGATATGCTCGAGAGAATGCAG GTCCCTAAAGctgaagagacaaaaaaatggAAG GATGACTATATCCCCTACCCGCGAATAGAAGAT GTCCTGGAGAAGGGTGGTCCTTATCCCCAAGTAATCCTGCCACAGTTCGGGGGTTACTGGATCGAGGATGTTGAGGCACCAGCGGggaccccctcctcctcagagtcCAGTttctgtgaggaggaggatggaggagagggcaTGAGCCCTGGTGGGGGGCACAGCTTCCGCCTGGAGTGTAACAGCACAGCCCGCGCCTACCGCAAACACTTCCTGGGGaag GAACACATGAACTATTACTGCACTGGCAGCAGCATAGGCAACCTCATCATGTCTCTGAAACACGAGGAGGCAGAGGGACAGGAGTTCCTGCGCATCATGCTCAG GTCGAGGATCAAAACGGTCCACGACAGGATCTCATTAGCAGGCATCAGCCAGCTGCCCAGTGTACCCCAGATTGCCAAG CTTCTATGTGATGATGCCACAGGGCTGAAATTCAACCCAGTCCTGTACCCTCGG GGATCCCAGTTGATAGTGGCCTACGATGAGCACGAGGTGAACAACACCTTCAAATTTGGAGTCGTCTACCAGAAGTTTGGACAG ACATCAGAGGAGGAGTTATTTGGGAACAATGAGGAGACGCCGGCTTTCAAGGAGTTTCTCAGCATCTTGGGCGACAACATTGAACTCCAGGACTTTAAAGG GTTTCGCGGTGGGCTGGATGTCTCCCACGGACAAACAGGGTCTGAATCTGTCTACACTGTCTTCAGGCGGAGAGAGATTATGTTCCATGTGTCAACCAAGCTCCCCTTCACCGAGGGAGACGTCCAGCAG CTCCAGAGGAAAAGGCACATAGGAAATGACATCGTGGCCACGGTCTTCCAGGAAGAGGCCACACCGTTTGTTCCTGACATGATCGCCTCCAACTTCCTGCACGCTTATGTGCTGGTGCAGGTTGAGAACCCCTGCACAGAGCACACGACATACAAG GTGTCTGTTACAGCGAGGGAGGACGTGCCTCCTTTTGGACCCCCTCTCCCGAACCCAGCTGTCTTTAGGAAG gGTCCAGAGTTTCGAGACTTCCTGCTGACAAAGCTGATCAATGCTGAAAACGCCTGCTACAAATCTGACAAATTTGCCAAACTAGAG GGCCGAACACGAGCCGCGCTGCTGGACAACCTTCACGACGAGCTGcacagacagagccaggccacGCTGGGTCTGGGCCAGGCGGGAGAGGAGGACAAGCTGGAGAATGGGGGACACGGGGGTCTGCTAGAGTCCTTCAAG agAGCCATGCGTGTCAGGAGCCACTCCATGGAGACCATGGTGGGGTCCCACCGCCACAGGAGCCCCGGGGTAGGAGGGGGGGTCCCGGCCAGCGTCAGTGGAGGAGGCTTACCGCAGAGCACCAGCGAATGCACAAAGAGCACCTTCAAT CCTCCTGGGTTGTCAGCCAAGTCTCCTCTGAAGAGCCCGGTGAAACGACGCTCAGGCCTCTTCCCTCGTCTGCACTCCAGCACAGAATCCCcgtcagacaaacacacacgcag TGACCAAAAGCCTGCAGATATCTGCCCCCTGTCCCAAGAAGTGAGGTCAGAGACATCGTCCAACCCCAGCTCACCTGAGATCTGCCCCAACAAGGAGAG gCCGTTTATCAAGCTGAAAGAGTGCAGTGGCGGCAGACCGAACATCTCCCGTTCTTCAtccagcaccagcagcttcagcagcacCACGGGAGAAACAGAAGCCCTGGAAGAACTGGACACG GCCAGCCACCCCTCTATAGCGTCCTCCTCTGCCTTCAGTCCTGCCCTCAGTGTCGACAGCCAGGGATCCAGCACCCCTGTCATCATGTGCCGCAGTCCAACAG ACGGAAGAAGTAAGACGTCACCGCGGTCAAACTTGAAGTTTCGCTTTGATAAAATGAGCCACTCATCCACAACT tccgAGTAG
- the rap1gap2a gene encoding rap1 GTPase-activating protein 2a isoform X2, translating into MSHTGGRFHNKKAGIRAAVILIGLLHKSRKAKEKEREKEESEGKQELLNISNVPLGECPPSPPRTAPPSMKSAEFFDMLERMQDDYIPYPRIEDVLEKGGPYPQVILPQFGGYWIEDVEAPAGTPSSSESSFCEEEDGGEGMSPGGGHSFRLECNSTARAYRKHFLGKEHMNYYCTGSSIGNLIMSLKHEEAEGQEFLRIMLRSRIKTVHDRISLAGISQLPSVPQIAKLLCDDATGLKFNPVLYPRGSQLIVAYDEHEVNNTFKFGVVYQKFGQTSEEELFGNNEETPAFKEFLSILGDNIELQDFKGFRGGLDVSHGQTGSESVYTVFRRREIMFHVSTKLPFTEGDVQQLQRKRHIGNDIVATVFQEEATPFVPDMIASNFLHAYVLVQVENPCTEHTTYKVSVTAREDVPPFGPPLPNPAVFRKGPEFRDFLLTKLINAENACYKSDKFAKLEGRTRAALLDNLHDELHRQSQATLGLGQAGEEDKLENGGHGGLLESFKRAMRVRSHSMETMVGSHRHRSPGVGGGVPASVSGGGLPQSTSECTKSTFNPPGLSAKSPLKSPVKRRSGLFPRLHSSTESPSDKHTRSDQKPADICPLSQEVRSETSSNPSSPEICPNKERPFIKLKECSGGRPNISRSSSSTSSFSSTTGETEALEELDTASHPSIASSSAFSPALSVDSQGSSTPVIMCRSPTDGRSKTSPRSNLKFRFDKMSHSSTTSE; encoded by the exons GAAACAGGAGCTGTTGAACATATCCAACGTTCCCCTGGGAGAATGTCCCCCTTCACCGCCCCGCACTGCTCCGCCCAGCATGAag TCTGCAGAGTTCTTCGATATGCTCGAGAGAATGCAG GATGACTATATCCCCTACCCGCGAATAGAAGAT GTCCTGGAGAAGGGTGGTCCTTATCCCCAAGTAATCCTGCCACAGTTCGGGGGTTACTGGATCGAGGATGTTGAGGCACCAGCGGggaccccctcctcctcagagtcCAGTttctgtgaggaggaggatggaggagagggcaTGAGCCCTGGTGGGGGGCACAGCTTCCGCCTGGAGTGTAACAGCACAGCCCGCGCCTACCGCAAACACTTCCTGGGGaag GAACACATGAACTATTACTGCACTGGCAGCAGCATAGGCAACCTCATCATGTCTCTGAAACACGAGGAGGCAGAGGGACAGGAGTTCCTGCGCATCATGCTCAG GTCGAGGATCAAAACGGTCCACGACAGGATCTCATTAGCAGGCATCAGCCAGCTGCCCAGTGTACCCCAGATTGCCAAG CTTCTATGTGATGATGCCACAGGGCTGAAATTCAACCCAGTCCTGTACCCTCGG GGATCCCAGTTGATAGTGGCCTACGATGAGCACGAGGTGAACAACACCTTCAAATTTGGAGTCGTCTACCAGAAGTTTGGACAG ACATCAGAGGAGGAGTTATTTGGGAACAATGAGGAGACGCCGGCTTTCAAGGAGTTTCTCAGCATCTTGGGCGACAACATTGAACTCCAGGACTTTAAAGG GTTTCGCGGTGGGCTGGATGTCTCCCACGGACAAACAGGGTCTGAATCTGTCTACACTGTCTTCAGGCGGAGAGAGATTATGTTCCATGTGTCAACCAAGCTCCCCTTCACCGAGGGAGACGTCCAGCAG CTCCAGAGGAAAAGGCACATAGGAAATGACATCGTGGCCACGGTCTTCCAGGAAGAGGCCACACCGTTTGTTCCTGACATGATCGCCTCCAACTTCCTGCACGCTTATGTGCTGGTGCAGGTTGAGAACCCCTGCACAGAGCACACGACATACAAG GTGTCTGTTACAGCGAGGGAGGACGTGCCTCCTTTTGGACCCCCTCTCCCGAACCCAGCTGTCTTTAGGAAG gGTCCAGAGTTTCGAGACTTCCTGCTGACAAAGCTGATCAATGCTGAAAACGCCTGCTACAAATCTGACAAATTTGCCAAACTAGAG GGCCGAACACGAGCCGCGCTGCTGGACAACCTTCACGACGAGCTGcacagacagagccaggccacGCTGGGTCTGGGCCAGGCGGGAGAGGAGGACAAGCTGGAGAATGGGGGACACGGGGGTCTGCTAGAGTCCTTCAAG agAGCCATGCGTGTCAGGAGCCACTCCATGGAGACCATGGTGGGGTCCCACCGCCACAGGAGCCCCGGGGTAGGAGGGGGGGTCCCGGCCAGCGTCAGTGGAGGAGGCTTACCGCAGAGCACCAGCGAATGCACAAAGAGCACCTTCAAT CCTCCTGGGTTGTCAGCCAAGTCTCCTCTGAAGAGCCCGGTGAAACGACGCTCAGGCCTCTTCCCTCGTCTGCACTCCAGCACAGAATCCCcgtcagacaaacacacacgcag TGACCAAAAGCCTGCAGATATCTGCCCCCTGTCCCAAGAAGTGAGGTCAGAGACATCGTCCAACCCCAGCTCACCTGAGATCTGCCCCAACAAGGAGAG gCCGTTTATCAAGCTGAAAGAGTGCAGTGGCGGCAGACCGAACATCTCCCGTTCTTCAtccagcaccagcagcttcagcagcacCACGGGAGAAACAGAAGCCCTGGAAGAACTGGACACG GCCAGCCACCCCTCTATAGCGTCCTCCTCTGCCTTCAGTCCTGCCCTCAGTGTCGACAGCCAGGGATCCAGCACCCCTGTCATCATGTGCCGCAGTCCAACAG ACGGAAGAAGTAAGACGTCACCGCGGTCAAACTTGAAGTTTCGCTTTGATAAAATGAGCCACTCATCCACAACT tccgAGTAG
- the rap1gap2a gene encoding rap1 GTPase-activating protein 2a isoform X3 — translation MLERMQDDYIPYPRIEDVLEKGGPYPQVILPQFGGYWIEDVEAPAGTPSSSESSFCEEEDGGEGMSPGGGHSFRLECNSTARAYRKHFLGKEHMNYYCTGSSIGNLIMSLKHEEAEGQEFLRIMLRSRIKTVHDRISLAGISQLPSVPQIAKLLCDDATGLKFNPVLYPRGSQLIVAYDEHEVNNTFKFGVVYQKFGQTSEEELFGNNEETPAFKEFLSILGDNIELQDFKGFRGGLDVSHGQTGSESVYTVFRRREIMFHVSTKLPFTEGDVQQLQRKRHIGNDIVATVFQEEATPFVPDMIASNFLHAYVLVQVENPCTEHTTYKVSVTAREDVPPFGPPLPNPAVFRKGPEFRDFLLTKLINAENACYKSDKFAKLEGRTRAALLDNLHDELHRQSQATLGLGQAGEEDKLENGGHGGLLESFKRAMRVRSHSMETMVGSHRHRSPGVGGGVPASVSGGGLPQSTSECTKSTFNPPGLSAKSPLKSPVKRRSGLFPRLHSSTESPSDKHTRSDQKPADICPLSQEVRSETSSNPSSPEICPNKERPFIKLKECSGGRPNISRSSSSTSSFSSTTGETEALEELDTASHPSIASSSAFSPALSVDSQGSSTPVIMCRSPTADGRSKTSPRSNLKFRFDKMSHSSTTSE, via the exons ATGCTCGAGAGAATGCAG GATGACTATATCCCCTACCCGCGAATAGAAGAT GTCCTGGAGAAGGGTGGTCCTTATCCCCAAGTAATCCTGCCACAGTTCGGGGGTTACTGGATCGAGGATGTTGAGGCACCAGCGGggaccccctcctcctcagagtcCAGTttctgtgaggaggaggatggaggagagggcaTGAGCCCTGGTGGGGGGCACAGCTTCCGCCTGGAGTGTAACAGCACAGCCCGCGCCTACCGCAAACACTTCCTGGGGaag GAACACATGAACTATTACTGCACTGGCAGCAGCATAGGCAACCTCATCATGTCTCTGAAACACGAGGAGGCAGAGGGACAGGAGTTCCTGCGCATCATGCTCAG GTCGAGGATCAAAACGGTCCACGACAGGATCTCATTAGCAGGCATCAGCCAGCTGCCCAGTGTACCCCAGATTGCCAAG CTTCTATGTGATGATGCCACAGGGCTGAAATTCAACCCAGTCCTGTACCCTCGG GGATCCCAGTTGATAGTGGCCTACGATGAGCACGAGGTGAACAACACCTTCAAATTTGGAGTCGTCTACCAGAAGTTTGGACAG ACATCAGAGGAGGAGTTATTTGGGAACAATGAGGAGACGCCGGCTTTCAAGGAGTTTCTCAGCATCTTGGGCGACAACATTGAACTCCAGGACTTTAAAGG GTTTCGCGGTGGGCTGGATGTCTCCCACGGACAAACAGGGTCTGAATCTGTCTACACTGTCTTCAGGCGGAGAGAGATTATGTTCCATGTGTCAACCAAGCTCCCCTTCACCGAGGGAGACGTCCAGCAG CTCCAGAGGAAAAGGCACATAGGAAATGACATCGTGGCCACGGTCTTCCAGGAAGAGGCCACACCGTTTGTTCCTGACATGATCGCCTCCAACTTCCTGCACGCTTATGTGCTGGTGCAGGTTGAGAACCCCTGCACAGAGCACACGACATACAAG GTGTCTGTTACAGCGAGGGAGGACGTGCCTCCTTTTGGACCCCCTCTCCCGAACCCAGCTGTCTTTAGGAAG gGTCCAGAGTTTCGAGACTTCCTGCTGACAAAGCTGATCAATGCTGAAAACGCCTGCTACAAATCTGACAAATTTGCCAAACTAGAG GGCCGAACACGAGCCGCGCTGCTGGACAACCTTCACGACGAGCTGcacagacagagccaggccacGCTGGGTCTGGGCCAGGCGGGAGAGGAGGACAAGCTGGAGAATGGGGGACACGGGGGTCTGCTAGAGTCCTTCAAG agAGCCATGCGTGTCAGGAGCCACTCCATGGAGACCATGGTGGGGTCCCACCGCCACAGGAGCCCCGGGGTAGGAGGGGGGGTCCCGGCCAGCGTCAGTGGAGGAGGCTTACCGCAGAGCACCAGCGAATGCACAAAGAGCACCTTCAAT CCTCCTGGGTTGTCAGCCAAGTCTCCTCTGAAGAGCCCGGTGAAACGACGCTCAGGCCTCTTCCCTCGTCTGCACTCCAGCACAGAATCCCcgtcagacaaacacacacgcag TGACCAAAAGCCTGCAGATATCTGCCCCCTGTCCCAAGAAGTGAGGTCAGAGACATCGTCCAACCCCAGCTCACCTGAGATCTGCCCCAACAAGGAGAG gCCGTTTATCAAGCTGAAAGAGTGCAGTGGCGGCAGACCGAACATCTCCCGTTCTTCAtccagcaccagcagcttcagcagcacCACGGGAGAAACAGAAGCCCTGGAAGAACTGGACACG GCCAGCCACCCCTCTATAGCGTCCTCCTCTGCCTTCAGTCCTGCCCTCAGTGTCGACAGCCAGGGATCCAGCACCCCTGTCATCATGTGCCGCAGTCCAACAG CAGACGGAAGAAGTAAGACGTCACCGCGGTCAAACTTGAAGTTTCGCTTTGATAAAATGAGCCACTCATCCACAACT tccgAGTAG
- the rap1gap2a gene encoding rap1 GTPase-activating protein 2a isoform X4, whose product MSHTGGRFHNKKAGIRAAVILIGLLHKSRKAKEKEREKEESEGKQELLNISNVPLGECPPSPPRTAPPSMKSAEFFDMLERMQDDYIPYPRIEDVLEKGGPYPQVILPQFGGYWIEDVEAPAGTPSSSESSFCEEEDGGEGMSPGGGHSFRLECNSTARAYRKHFLGKEHMNYYCTGSSIGNLIMSLKHEEAEGQEFLRIMLRSRIKTVHDRISLAGISQLPSVPQIAKLLCDDATGLKFNPVLYPRGSQLIVAYDEHEVNNTFKFGVVYQKFGQTSEEELFGNNEETPAFKEFLSILGDNIELQDFKGFRGGLDVSHGQTGSESVYTVFRRREIMFHVSTKLPFTEGDVQQLQRKRHIGNDIVATVFQEEATPFVPDMIASNFLHAYVLVQVENPCTEHTTYKVSVTAREDVPPFGPPLPNPAVFRKGPEFRDFLLTKLINAENACYKSDKFAKLEGRTRAALLDNLHDELHRQSQATLGLGQAGEEDKLENGGHGGLLESFKALWAATLHFLQSVPGGAVVLAVLAVTLYYLSALL is encoded by the exons GAAACAGGAGCTGTTGAACATATCCAACGTTCCCCTGGGAGAATGTCCCCCTTCACCGCCCCGCACTGCTCCGCCCAGCATGAag TCTGCAGAGTTCTTCGATATGCTCGAGAGAATGCAG GATGACTATATCCCCTACCCGCGAATAGAAGAT GTCCTGGAGAAGGGTGGTCCTTATCCCCAAGTAATCCTGCCACAGTTCGGGGGTTACTGGATCGAGGATGTTGAGGCACCAGCGGggaccccctcctcctcagagtcCAGTttctgtgaggaggaggatggaggagagggcaTGAGCCCTGGTGGGGGGCACAGCTTCCGCCTGGAGTGTAACAGCACAGCCCGCGCCTACCGCAAACACTTCCTGGGGaag GAACACATGAACTATTACTGCACTGGCAGCAGCATAGGCAACCTCATCATGTCTCTGAAACACGAGGAGGCAGAGGGACAGGAGTTCCTGCGCATCATGCTCAG GTCGAGGATCAAAACGGTCCACGACAGGATCTCATTAGCAGGCATCAGCCAGCTGCCCAGTGTACCCCAGATTGCCAAG CTTCTATGTGATGATGCCACAGGGCTGAAATTCAACCCAGTCCTGTACCCTCGG GGATCCCAGTTGATAGTGGCCTACGATGAGCACGAGGTGAACAACACCTTCAAATTTGGAGTCGTCTACCAGAAGTTTGGACAG ACATCAGAGGAGGAGTTATTTGGGAACAATGAGGAGACGCCGGCTTTCAAGGAGTTTCTCAGCATCTTGGGCGACAACATTGAACTCCAGGACTTTAAAGG GTTTCGCGGTGGGCTGGATGTCTCCCACGGACAAACAGGGTCTGAATCTGTCTACACTGTCTTCAGGCGGAGAGAGATTATGTTCCATGTGTCAACCAAGCTCCCCTTCACCGAGGGAGACGTCCAGCAG CTCCAGAGGAAAAGGCACATAGGAAATGACATCGTGGCCACGGTCTTCCAGGAAGAGGCCACACCGTTTGTTCCTGACATGATCGCCTCCAACTTCCTGCACGCTTATGTGCTGGTGCAGGTTGAGAACCCCTGCACAGAGCACACGACATACAAG GTGTCTGTTACAGCGAGGGAGGACGTGCCTCCTTTTGGACCCCCTCTCCCGAACCCAGCTGTCTTTAGGAAG gGTCCAGAGTTTCGAGACTTCCTGCTGACAAAGCTGATCAATGCTGAAAACGCCTGCTACAAATCTGACAAATTTGCCAAACTAGAG GGCCGAACACGAGCCGCGCTGCTGGACAACCTTCACGACGAGCTGcacagacagagccaggccacGCTGGGTCTGGGCCAGGCGGGAGAGGAGGACAAGCTGGAGAATGGGGGACACGGGGGTCTGCTAGAGTCCTTCAAG GCACTATGGGCAGCCACTTTGCACTTTCTGCAGTCAGTCCCAGGAGGCGctgttgtccttgctgtcctggcaGTCACTCTGTATTACCTGTCTGCATTACTGTAA